From the Gammaproteobacteria bacterium genome, the window GCACTATCTGCGCCACGGCCTGATCATGGCGGGCGGTGCGGCCGGAATTGCCGCGGCCTTCAACACGCCGATTGCCGGAATTGTGTTCGCCATTGAGGAGATGGCGCGCTTCTACGAGGAAAAAGCCACCGGCATGCTGCTGCTGGCAGTGATTATTGCCGGCGTGGTGGCGCTCGGAATTCTCGGCAACTACACCTATTTCGGCGTGACCAGCGCGAGCTTTGTGCACGCGCGAGACTGGATCGCGGTGCCGGTTTGCGGCGTCGCGGGCGGACTGCTGGGTGGAATCTACAGCCGCCTGCTGGTTGGCGGTATGCGCCGACTGCGGCCCTGGTTCGGAAAATACTGGCTGGTGATCGCGCTCGGCTGCGGACTGTTGATTGCGGTCATCGGCCTGGTCTCCCACGGCGCCACCTACGGCACCGGTTACGAGCAAGCGCGCCACGTGCTCGCCGGTGACCGGAGTATGGGTTGGGGTTTTCCGTTTTACAAAATCCTGGCTAACCTCGTGTCCTATTACAGTGGCATCCCCGGCGGCTTGTTTTCGCCATCCCTGGCGGCGGGTGCGGGACTGGGCGCGGATCTGGCGTTGCTGGTACCGTTCGCACCGGCCGCCACCGTGGTGGTGCTCGGCATGGTGAGTTATTTCACCGGAGCGGTGCAGACGCCGCTCACCGCCGCGGTGATCGTCATGGAAATGGTCAACGATCAGGCGATGATTTTCCCGATCCTGGCGGCGGCGTTAATCGCGTTGGGCGCCTCGAAACTTGTGTGCCGCCGGCCGGTGTATTGGGCATTGGCGGAGGAGTTTCTCAGTACCGTCGCCGACGACAAGCCGAAAAACGAAATCACATCCGATGCAGCCGCTACCAATACTGACGGAAGCCAGTCGTGAACAAATTATTCCAGATGTCCTTGTTTATCGCGTTGTTCTTCACTTCCACATTCGCCGCCGCCTCCGCACCTGCGGGATTGGACAAGATCGCCGCCTACACCGGCACCTGGAAAGGCCAGACCGAAAAGTTCAACACGTCTTACAGTAAGGCCGGCCACGAAACCGACACCATACACAATGACTGCTGGCGCAGCGGAGATTTCTACGTCATTCACCAGACCGTGAACGGCAAACCCGCACCGGTGCTGAGCGTGTATACTTACGATGCCAACGCCGATCTATACCATGTTTATGGAGTTCCAATGAATGGGGATGATCCCGGAGCGGCCGGCAAACTCATCATCAAAGGCAACGTCTGGACCTTTCCCTGGGAATATCACGACAAGGGCAAAACCATATACTTCCGCGTGGTGAATACTTGGAGTTCACCGCGCTCCATCGAATACCGGCAGGAATTTTCAAACGACAAGGTTCACTGGACACTGGTGGCAAAGGGAACTGAAATCAAAACACGTTCATGATGAGAGCGACTGATGCATTATGAATGGCCGGCCGTATATTTGCCGAACATGGTTTCCAGCCCACAGCAGGCCAGCAGGCTCCCCACCACCGTAACTCCGATGATCCAGTTCCAGCCATCAGGGCCGAGCGGCAGGACCTGCAACCCATAGAGCAGCGAAGCCA encodes:
- a CDS encoding chloride channel protein, whose amino-acid sequence is MANRLLGYLSVRDWKTRIIFWCGALAVGGIAAGFTLASTWAMALHQRILDQSRWWTFLVSPVILVLVVFLTRYVFPNTQGSGIPQAIAALRIPNATRRRALLSLRIAFGKILLTLIGFVGGASIGREGPIVHIGASTMYSLGRFTRFPPHYLRHGLIMAGGAAGIAAAFNTPIAGIVFAIEEMARFYEEKATGMLLLAVIIAGVVALGILGNYTYFGVTSASFVHARDWIAVPVCGVAGGLLGGIYSRLLVGGMRRLRPWFGKYWLVIALGCGLLIAVIGLVSHGATYGTGYEQARHVLAGDRSMGWGFPFYKILANLVSYYSGIPGGLFSPSLAAGAGLGADLALLVPFAPAATVVVLGMVSYFTGAVQTPLTAAVIVMEMVNDQAMIFPILAAALIALGASKLVCRRPVYWALAEEFLSTVADDKPKNEITSDAAATNTDGSQS